In the Glycine max cultivar Williams 82 chromosome 19, Glycine_max_v4.0, whole genome shotgun sequence genome, AACAGAGTGAAAGAGAAAGTCCTGAGGACGGAGAAGTAGTGAATGTGAACAGTTTTTTAATACTTGAAGACTGAGCCATTTTTAAACAACGTGGGCATGACAACGAGAGGATAAGGCTCATAAGCAAGAATGGCACTAATTTCAAAGACGGGTTTAAGAAAATCGTCTTTGAACAGCCATTTTTAACACGGTTTTGATAAGACCTCCGTtgtatttatttcattatttacaaaaataccacCTTTTTGTATACTAGGACAGTTTTTCGGGAACCGTTTAAAAAAGTGCGTCGTAAAAAGTTACTTTTTTAGTAGTGCTTTTagtatttatatgtttaaatataaaaaaattctaattctcTTTAAGTAAtgtcaatttatttaaatataaattatatgtttaaatataaattatcttttatttatgaaaattacttcatattgtgatataaaattattttaactattgataaattatttaaaaatatattcaaatgtaatttataaataaaaatgtaaataacatattaaaaaagataagaagtTTAAAAAATCTCTAACGACACTctcaataaagaaaaaatagttaaaaacacTCCCGCATGAGATAAagtattctttaaaaataattttttagaattttattttgtatttttcttttttttaaaaatgaatgagCCCATGGGCCAGCCCATTTGGTCTGTAGAGGGTTGGGCCATGAAAATAACATCTCGTCTCAAAATTGGCCTAGTCCGGCGCAACGCAAAAATTCACCGGCTCAAAGTGGACTAGCACACCTCTATTCGTGGGTAATATCCGTaggtaaaatttataatttcgaAGGATGCATATTCCATGGGTAATATATATGggtgaaatttaattatttttattaattttttctaactTAATTATAACTCAATTAtctctattaatttttcttaaattattttataactttatcaatataatatttaataattatttttatacaagatATTTAAAAAGGAGCTTAACATgtaatatatgaaatttaaaaaaaaacttgaacttGACTCTTTTACATAATCAAGTGAGAGtgatatctaaaaaaaatggtaTCTTAAAAGAAGTGAGTGTACAGTacacatttatatatatcaGTGCATTACtttcttataatataattaattttactatttttaaaaataaatttaatcttaaattattttttataaaattaaaaaaaaatattaatccatCAACTTGTGTATCACACGGAAACACGCActagtaacttttaattaattattaaactttGGTTAGTGTATATGTTATACTAAATTTGTATTGAACCTTATTAGGTTTCAATCAATCATATATTAATTGAAAAGTGGTGAATGCATAAGATACACATTGAAGCTTAATAAATCATTATTGGATCTTCATTAGTGAATATGTTAAATTAAGGCTtaattgtaaaatatgttttcctaTTTTGTCTATTTCACCAAATCGttcatcctattttttttaattcactatcTAAATCTccctatatttcaaaattcactATTTGATATtagattaaattctattttcacataaattagaatatgtatacttatataagctttatttttgttttatatgttatatttttataatcttatatatttttatcacattattcaaaacttattttatacaatatagatattatataaattttatctttaatgtattatattttatataaattataatttcaaaaaatgatagtattttatattcttttaaaatatttatatatgtaatttaatgatagtattttttttacctatattaagatattcttgttatttattataatagtattttttatttatattaactttatttaatcaggattgtaatttttttaaagaattaaattatagggtaAAAATacgtaattaaataaaatgacactattttttattttttaaaatatttatgcatgtaatttattgaaaatatttttttaactatattataataaataacatatgagggcgagccctggtgcagcggtaaagttgtgccttggtgacttgttggtcatgggttcgaggtacaatggggtacgaagttttattataataaataacatgaatatcttaatatagatgaaaaaaatgtcGTCACTAAATCGCAGgccttattttaaaagataaatataatatataaaaaaacttatataaatatacatattctaatttaagtaaaaatagaatttaatcttatatattgtattttaaaagataatatagaatattataaaaatataataaattaaaaaagaataaattttgaattttcaactattttcacataaaacttatattaatactatattttaccttaaaaattcaaattagaaCTTGGGTGTAGTAGCAAATGATTGTGTTTTTCACTCTAAGGACCGTGTTACTAGTCCTTTCTCAagcatttttaaagtttttattttttaagaaaatattggtCAACTTTCTAATTTAGTCAACATTTAAACTTTAATCATCAATAGTTCAAATCAACAACTCTTAtgccttatattttaaaatatttaattttaaaaaatttgattatgaCATATTTTCGTGATATAAAGGGTATATGTTAATCAAATAATGATAAGCATGATTATTTTGTACAAAACTCAAATTAAAACTAATGTTAAGcatgatttatttatcttaatcaaataatgtaaatactgatttgttaattttattaaaaatcatcatagtataaataaaaatattatatatttattacgttttacaaaatattgtaaatattggtttgttaattttaaaaaattactaatatatcaattttaatacttttcaagtataaaatgtatttaagtatattatatgtttattatgatttataataaattaaaattttagtttcttaaatttGTAGAACAAAACGAATTCGGTCACTATCTTTAAGATGATTTCGGTCactatattattttgtatttatatatatataacgacCGAAATAGTCGTCAAATATTTTGGTGACCATTCATTGCGATTGCtaatttgcttgttacaccaTGATTGATTTCGGTCACAAATTCAATCATAAGTTGCGACAGAAACTGTTTGATCGCTAATCGCAACTGAAAAGTTTCAGTTGATAATTTCAGTCactaaattatatttctctAGTAGGGATAAGAAATACAAGAgaagaaacataaataaatttctaaaaaggATCTTATATATAAGCACCTGAGTAGTAATAGAAAAATTTATATGAAgatttgtaaaaagaaaatgacatccattaatatatataaattagagtGATTATATTGAACAAAAAAGTTTTTTGGTGTCATTCTGTAACGAGattatttttagctttttttttcttctctagttAGAGAGCTTTTACGGATTTTTATCAACTTCCTATCTCTTCGAatctatatttttcaatatttttagttttacttgaattttaataattttttttaaaaaaatatgaatgattaaaaataaaattgtatcaagctataaattatttatcataaatctaaaatctagtttatatgttaaaaaatatttatttagtataaattttatttataataaaatttactcattaaaaaacatttattcataataaattttagttatataaaataaaattttattttgttggcaAAAACACTagttattcataaaaattattgttatattCTCTtacataatttctttaaaaaagtaaatgaaaaaaataaatttagttaatgtttaaaaacatgatttcaatatttatcattaaaaagaagattaaaaaaaatatgtggtTAGAATATTTAGAATTATGTATTCTGATCTCAACGGCTCACCTCTTTGAtcaccaagaagaaaaaaataaataaataattcattgcATTTATTATCTAcgaactaaaataattaaagatattttagtaaaaaataattagtgtaAAAAAGTTAGTAATTTcgtttataaaagaaataatttttaagaattaatgttaatgataaatattattatttatcattaaaaagaagattaataaaaactatatgGAATATATATTTAGAGTATGGGAGTATCTAAATAAAACTATTCATCTTCTTAAGTGAAAACTATtctctctatttcttttttacttataagatttttttcagaaaattattaatgattttttatatatattcttcttaagtaaaaattattaattatttttttatctctcaaaaatttaattaattagatgagaaacaaataagtgaaaaaaattatcaatttaaaaatttaaaagatattattGAAAGAACTATACtcactttgttccaaaataataattattttaggttATTTTACAcagactaaaataataataaataaataaaagaaaatattaatttgaaaaaattatttctagatTTTAATTCATCGTTCATatataaagaattttattttcacgaacttaatatataaaagatataaatagaaaaaaaataattatcattatattaaaaaactaaaataaaaattatattaaaaaaaatttacacagcAATGATAATCAGGATTGGACGGAGGAaatacatattattaattaatttaatacaattaaataaaaaattaactgttCTTTTAAACTAATCGAAGAGCCTTATAAATAAATACTCAGTTGTATGAATGGGGCAAAAGAAGATCAAAGCAATTATTCTGATCACATTCACATCAAACCCATGACCCATCTATTTTTTCCATGGGCCCCACATCGGAAAATCGACATCCAATACAGTATATACATCCCTTACCATAGCAGCACGCACCACACCACACAACGTTGATGACATAACATAACTTCACTTTCAAGGCCAATCCTATTTACCTTTCATTTTTCCCTTCTCACAAATTCACATTTTTCCCCCTACCCTTTAAGTATAACACCAAACACGCACGCACACGCGCATATTCATACATACCCTTTgcacattcttcttcttcttcttgttctctttctctctctgaaGCAAGTGCAGAGCAATTAATAACTCAAGTTTTGGGTCACTCCGTGACCGTGATGATCGtaaagttattgtcttttgagtgATGGGTTTGTGCTCTTCGGTCCCCAGAAACGCTAACGAAGACATGAAGCTCAAACTCTCGTTCGGTTCAAAATCTGAGAAGCTTGTGATTCCTCCAACATCCATCAAgggacaacaacaacaacaaccccaaAATGGGTGGTCAACGGCTCGGTCAACGACCACCTTCACTGACCATGGTACGGTCCTTGTTCGTTTGTTGCTTCAGGATTTGTGTTCGTGGTTGTTTTTCTCTGCTTTGTTTGATTGGTGGGTGGGTgtccaaggttttaaattgtggttgcAAACAGAAACATTCATCATGATTCTTAATGTTGTGGGAAATCGctgataaatgttttttttatcggcaaatgttAGTTATTAATTGCAGATAAATGTAATCACAATTGTGGTTGCGGTGATGGTGAAAACCTTGATGTTGTGGCCAAAATCGCGGTTGTGGACTGTTTTTTAAAacgtttttattaatatgtaaatgtttCTGGGGATTTCGTTTTAATGTGTGATCTGAAGAATTATTAATCTCTTAGTATGTGTCTGAACAAAatgccttttttcttttaaaaaattatttgcataTGTGATGTGTTATTCAGTGTTATTGGTGTTTGCTTTTTTGCGAAGCATTGTTCAGTTTGATTTCTTCTGCCCTCTTGTATTGGGTGATCTGTTGAGCATCTTTGTTTATGATTGATctaattgattaataaatttaatttaatttaatttctgttgCACTTAGCAATGATTAAGTTATAATACCCAAGTGGAAAATTATTGGATCCTTTTTAGTCAAATGCATCCACCAATAGGAGGTAGACACGTGGAACAAATGGGCCCCATCCATCTTCGCAAATTGCAACTATGCTGTGGATGTCTCTCACcggtttcatgttttttgtttttattgtctATATGAATAtgaagattttttattcattccaGATATAGGGTCTAGTCAATGCTTATCTTTATATAAACGTTTGGTCACTaatacattattgtttatatagGGTCTAGTCAATGTTTATCTTTATATAAACAGATATAGGGATTGAAAGGACAGTAACCTTTAATACTGATTCATTAGTTGAATTCTGCTTATACCCAATTGTGCTTATATTTAGAAACAGATACAAGAATTTCATGCACCGTGCTTATTTCTGTGACACTGTTGGGTTGAATTTATGATATGCTTGGTTGCTACTTGTTGATTTAATTTCAtatgattatgttttttttcttctccaaaTTGGCATTTTAACTGAACTGAGTACTGACTATGGTTTATGGTAGATGCTTATTATATTCTACCAAAAAAAGATGCTTGCTATAAGAGACAATTGTCCCTGATTTGAAACTTCCATTCTTGTGGTAACAGTTGTCTCCACTCTAATTATGAGTTAGAAAGAGATGAGCAATAAAGTATTGGGTGTCCAAACGTTGTAACCTGTGTTTTCTGACCTTTGCAGCATTTATTCCTCTTTAACTGCATGTGTTGCTTTCTATTGAGTTGGATCTATATCTATTAACTCACTAGAGCAGAAATAAGCTTGATTGTTGCTGGCATGTTGCAAATAAAATTGATTCCTGCAAGTTGCCATGATTGTTTATACAATTTTAATGTCTCTGTGTATTTTGATTGAGATCCTAGATCATGTGACatgaatgatattaattttgataacttCCTCCTGAAAGTTCAAACTAACCTTGATGTCCAATTGACCTAACAACAACTAGTTGAATACCATCTATCTAACGCCAAAAGTAATGAATTGAAGTGACTACTTTGTCCTCATGAATTATTGATCAATGAAGGAAGTGTTTGGGTGTAAGAGTTTGTTTCTTTCCCCACCTCCCACTAGTAACATTCCAAACTCAAGAATCAATCGTGTCAGCTCAATTGGCTGGATTAACTGTTTCTTGTTATTATTTCATCTGTTGAATTACTTTGTCAAAAGTTTCACATCCAAGTTCTCCATTCACAAGTCATTGTTTCTTCTCTGCAGGTAGCAAAGAGGAAGCCTTTTTTGATTCCAAGGCCTGGTTAGACTCAGATTGTGAAGATGATTTCTATAGTGTCAatggtggtaagcatttccttcaactctctctccttttgtactttttttcttcttctggtagagcatttaaatttgtttacttGACCATTTTGTTATAATATAGTTATGACATGGATGATATTGGTTAGAGGTGAGGCTTTGTGGCTGATAATATGTGATGGTAAACATTGTCTTACCATTATTgacattatttataatatgacAATTTAGTTTGTCATGGACAAATGGATATTGTATCATAATCAGACTTTATGTAATGCAAGTTGATGAAGAAGGAATAACTCATTTTAGAAATTTTGGATATATTGTTTTACCTTTCTTATGTAGTTTCTCTTTCAACTATTTTCATTACTCTCCCCAACCACCTTCAGCTGTATTGTCTACTTCATTTTATGCAGACTTTACACCATCTAGAGGGACCACACCAGTTCACCACACTTTTGGGACCCCTTCTAGGAATAGAATTCATGGCTCTATGGCTGAAACATccccagaaaagaaaaagaaattgttaGAGCTTTTTCGCGAAAGTGTCAAAGATGACCAAGGTGATGTTCATGGACACAAAGAAGTCAAGCCAACTATACAAGATGTTATTATGCCTAAATCTGCACATTGCACTCCTTATCTCTCAGAGGCTAACTCTGCCTGTAGTAGTGAAAGGACCATGAGCATGAGCGAGGATCGTTCATCCATTAGAGAGAAATCAGTCAAGTCTTTGCAGTGGTGCATTCCAAGCTTGTCTTCATGCCGAAGCTTTCGCGAGAGGAGGCCAAAGACGAGTCCTGCAGTAGAAGTAAATGGAAAACATTGACTTCTCTTGCAATCAGATGAACCAAAGTTTCTcttatgagtttaatttatatacactGTCAATGTAAAACATTTTTACATAGATATCCTATAAGATTTGATCGTTTTATCAAGTTATCTTATtcattaatataatatgatgataagataaattattattggaTGTTTATGTAAAACTGTTTTACACTGAGAGAGTGTATATAAGTTAAACTAAACTTGTATTTGATATCCAAGAAGGTAAAGTAGTCGAATTAAATTTTGGTAATGTACATCAATGTATCTCTGGAAAGAACCAAGCAAAATGAACTTGAAAGCATGTAAACATGAGCAAAAGAGATGCTGTAAATCATTATGTAATGAAATTTTTTCTGCCAGTAATCCAACATCTAGGATAACTGCTTCATATTTAGTTGTATCCGTTAgatagtatttttatatttaggttatatttggtaaaattaactaaaagttAATTGGAAGTTGAAAAGCTAGCTAATAACTAAGCTTGAAACTGATAGTTAAAAGTTTGAAAAACTAGTCagtaaattataagtgtttgataaaattagctGATTGTTAAAGTAGTTAAAAAGTgtagaatgataaaaaaataataaaatcatgatttatttaaaaataataataaaaaattttaataaatatattaagaattaaaaggaaagaaaatataaaaaattagaaattagcgttttaaaaaatgttaaaagttgctaaaaaaaattatttgtgaacCATCAACTAAACTTttgaattagtaaaaaaaaaattagaaactagtTGAAATCACTTTTCGAGCAGGACTCtggttaatattttttctaaaatttattttggagTTATTAAATAATAGGTAGCATATAGGTGTTGTATACAGTCACGAAGTCTGCCAAATAGAAAGGAATATTTCTGGTTCTTTTACTTTCATTGATTAGGCGATTTTAATAGCATATTTCTAACAAATTAGTGTACATGGTCATGTAATTTATATATGGTGTTGCAAAATTAGGGACCAGTTCTTTGGCAAAACGATGGAAAGGGagtatctttttaaattttttttatcaaaatagggtaaaatttaaattaatacttaTAAAAAAGGGATAAATAGTAAGTTATCTTGTGACTctgaattgaaagccataaactatgttacaattttttttttcttttttcattgaagttataaaaagttttacaacttaattttttttttcaacacgaCTTTAAAATCGTAagggagtttttttttcattgaagtCATAAAATACTTTAcgacttcaattttttattttttttaatataactttaaagatgtgggagtattttttttaagtcctAAAGTATTTACAACTTCAAAGtcataaatagttttttattttaattatttaacaaattaatgtatgttttcttttttagttttatttaatattttctatatttttagtatatttttttatttattatattttctacatttaatatttttctataattttcacTAATGttatttgtagaagcaaagcttccaagattagtttgatgatgtcaaagattattaaagattcattcaaataagattaaagaatcaaaaAGATTcgagtgaagattcaagagaaaactcaagatatgcaagaacgtccagaaaagcatcaagatatgtataaaaaaatttcaaagaaaagattgaataacacaatttgtccaaaagaatttttcaaagaaagtttttttaccaaagtttttactctctggtaatcgattaccataaagcagtaatcgattaccagaagcccaaaacagttttatcaaaatagtaatcgattatcatgaacatgtaatcgattaccaacgttttttgaacattgaatttcaaatctcaagagtcacaacttgtgacaaaatattttcaaaatagtgtaatcgattacacaatattttcttggttgtaatcactgaacacaaaggagggaaatcctttgtggttcattgcttgtaaaagattttacaaaaatagtggaaatctcaagcgggttgtttggggactggacgtagacaCGGgttgtgaccgaaccagtataaatccggtcttacattctctctttccttaatctcttttactttctgttgtgtttatatttatttaagtttacttttccttatttattattcgagtaacttataattaaataaataattgaatctagggaatatctaagaaaggaaaattttcaattaggaatagtcaacgaaatcttaattcaacccccccttctgaggccacttgtccaacattattattatttattttgtaaattaaaaaaataatgcaaaagacttaaatttaaataaaaattaaaaatgttgataCAAGCAAGTTGACGACTAATATTATCATAGAACTGAAGGACACAATCGTagtaacaatttatacaaacaaGTTGGTTGATATTGGgtctactttttaattttatgtttaatttgtattattaatttatattaatgtattatgctatttttttattttaacaactacttttattactaaattattttatgttgctaatattaaaaaaattataaaataaaattaattaatattattgtatgaaattattaatatacttaATGATAactgtaaaaattaataattttttttaaaaataaaaatattaaaatttccatACAAGTAAGTTGATGGCTAATATTATTTCTAAATAATTGTAGAACTAAAGGATATAATCATAGTAATTGTCCATACAAACAAATTGACGATTaatattgtttttactttttaattttatgcttgtgtttaatttatattgttcattttatattaatgtattattttatttttattttaacaactacttttataactaaattattttttgttgataatattaaaaaattattaaataaaataaattaatattactgtatgatattattaatttacttaatgataactgtaaaaattaattatattttaaaaaaatttaatattatttgataaattataagttaatattatttattaatattaatatcaaaacattttaatatttttgttaaacaaagtatattttaatatttttatttaaatttaagtctttttcattttttttaatttacaaaataaattataatcattaaaattagtaaaaaaatattcattaaataattaaaataaaaaaatattaatgattttgaagacgtaaataatttatgactttaaaaaaaagaaaaaaaaaatattcccacaacctttaaagttatattaaaaaaagttaaagtctGTAaagtattttatgattttaatgaaaaaaaatttcttataactttatgttgaaaaaaaaaagtcgtaaaaaaatcaaaacacagAGTTTCAATCCATCATAAAATAACCTACTACATACTCtttctaaatattaatttaaattttattcctatttaataattttgaaaaaaaaaattagctctTTCTGTCGTTTCGCCccatttcttcatcaaatgaCTATTGAAAAGGGATGTTTCTAATCAATTATTTTGTCGCATATCAACCCACCAAGGCACACCCTTAGACCATCAGTCAATTCATATCCCAACGAGAGTAGtcttttcaataataaatttgttttcatttttattaaagaaatagACTTGGAAGTTGGAACCGTGGagggtataataataataataattattattattattatcattattattattattattattattattattattttatatttcatttatctATATTCATTAttagtgttatttttatttttgaaaaattataatcttaatatatatatatatatatttatatttattaaaaaaatttcttatttaa is a window encoding:
- the LOC100306290 gene encoding uncharacterized protein LOC100306290; protein product: MGLCSSVPRNANEDMKLKLSFGSKSEKLVIPPTSIKGQQQQQPQNGWSTARSTTTFTDHGSKEEAFFDSKAWLDSDCEDDFYSVNGDFTPSRGTTPVHHTFGTPSRNRIHGSMAETSPEKKKKLLELFRESVKDDQGDVHGHKEVKPTIQDVIMPKSAHCTPYLSEANSACSSERTMSMSEDRSSIREKSVKSLQWCIPSLSSCRSFRERRPKTSPAVEVNGKH